A genomic segment from Lignipirellula cremea encodes:
- a CDS encoding CsgG/HfaB family protein has translation MKLATALVLSAFFGLALLPAGLQAADEVYPAAVISFQERGADVREMGAQVTDLLFANLAASESLYLVDREDMEKLLKEQELSLSGLVNPDQAVQVGRMTGAKLIVTGSVLQVGEKLILVAKIIGVETTRVVGVTVKGSVRDELDDLVTELAEQVDQAISKRSADLVAKKVSRDDRIAALKKEIGEGARPVVKVSIVERHVGQATIDPAAETEMVLFLRDLGFEVIDSTGGATREADLLIVGEGMSEFAARHGNLLSVKARLEVKVVDPRTTRVYAIDRQTSVKVDLSEQIAGKSALQEASADIAARLMPKLAAFKSEK, from the coding sequence ATGAAACTCGCAACTGCTTTGGTGCTGTCGGCCTTTTTCGGCCTGGCGCTACTCCCTGCAGGACTTCAGGCCGCGGACGAAGTCTACCCGGCCGCGGTCATTTCCTTTCAGGAACGCGGCGCCGATGTACGCGAGATGGGGGCCCAGGTCACCGATCTGCTGTTCGCCAATCTGGCGGCTTCGGAAAGCCTGTACCTGGTCGATCGTGAAGACATGGAAAAGCTGCTCAAAGAGCAAGAGCTGAGCCTGTCGGGCCTCGTCAACCCTGACCAGGCAGTGCAGGTCGGCCGCATGACGGGCGCCAAACTGATCGTGACCGGTTCGGTCCTGCAGGTCGGCGAAAAGCTGATCCTGGTGGCGAAGATCATTGGCGTGGAAACCACGCGCGTGGTCGGGGTCACGGTCAAGGGTTCGGTTCGCGATGAACTCGACGATCTGGTGACGGAACTCGCCGAGCAGGTCGACCAGGCGATCAGCAAACGATCAGCCGATCTGGTCGCCAAGAAGGTCAGCCGCGACGACCGGATCGCCGCCCTGAAAAAAGAGATTGGCGAAGGCGCCCGTCCCGTGGTGAAAGTTTCCATTGTCGAGCGGCATGTGGGCCAGGCGACGATCGATCCGGCCGCCGAAACCGAGATGGTGCTCTTTCTGCGCGACCTGGGCTTTGAAGTCATCGACTCCACCGGCGGCGCCACGCGGGAAGCCGATCTGCTGATCGTCGGCGAAGGGATGAGCGAGTTCGCCGCCCGGCATGGCAACCTGCTGTCGGTCAAGGCTCGCCTGGAAGTGAAGGTGGTCGACCCCCGCACCACGCGGGTGTACGCCATCGACCGGCAGACGTCGGTCAAGGTGGACTTGTCGGAACAGATCGCCGGGAAGTCGGCCCTGCAGGAAGCCTCGGCCGATATCGCCGCCCGCTTGATGCCCAAACTGGCCGCGTTCAAAAGCGAAAAGTAA
- a CDS encoding WD40 repeat domain-containing protein, translated as MRRSHAFRAGQYLLTAACLLCLTATVDAQDKTPLGALIDVEQSPLGAALEAELFALDGVEWLERTEVNRVLAEQKLQLLFDANALGDRRSMGQLLKADLLIVLRTGKVKDQKFAELAAAETQGGLRLVAIREPLGDDLEATAVKLAAVVRQALDKYREEITHVFAVPPFISHDLTFENDYRKQAYAALLEETLLQQPGVLVVELQEAEALQQEFAVAAADVRLKRKSPVYLLGEYASSRADDIDQVGLTIKLQQGALSLKTYEQAGPAADAPEFLRSVSGQVLKIDPSELKASGPVAEAAQLAARAGRFYTLGDWDEALPLLEASLMLQPQQTELHDQAMHCALRITERLPEEGNTTAELREYLTLRMRAFEHMRLLPRGGITDVVTTPRALVRALTPDQVSDAPPEFQQFYGSFRQQQREFSLHLLDELADLFPNNDAVHTSRAVWRAATEDQPPAAKYADWKQAVIRYQDRVGASALMIYGYPAFQPKDLDTVEGRLFLGDLATSDAIIPAVQTEAADLLASFQRTDKPAVPTAAPPATTPAEEGASLSFLPLRLEYTNAKGRSEALRHLSGCLPIAGGVDLIWAKSHGLFALRSEGRLQTLWLPKELNTFVTSVCYDGSRVWCVVQTGRKAPEILAISLETGQTTKFTRDDGLPLLDAEEIQNEEIPVSLAMVAAIGPGEAVIAGYVGRTWLAHVVCKEDGEKQAHVVFEAKEKLGDRQQVQAEASNPRLAFVPTFIACMTAPESAGPDARPLLAIGRSSPPNRPLIVDTHDWSATVLETRWISDFHVQTHPLSPVSDGLYAVSFLPNDPRQLKILRLRWPLEKTEVAMSDVKERELLFDDQTLHIVGQHWNRFDRETRKWEQLGAVPWVFFTVYGASERIYPPEMKHDTITQKGFCWSQHLGFVVNYYQNGGRIAGTALVRFDGSGQPLAEVMSGRATQTPAAPPQTPARLPRPTERDNLWTRTVAPDDVAWSPDGKWVLTASSNFNRTIQLFEAETGRQNPNLTGGPQSGRAVTFSSNGRRCAASFAGGRVMVWSLPDLKVVFDQITEKATMGGVALSGDGALLATAGSESTSLWNLATGERLFQTGRFMPRQGYWLRFSADNQSLETVGYKDFLYRIHLADGSPLPRLESLHSVAGYLPDGRVVGRLSNDLQKVVAWDWKTSTLEVLLEDVPGSRVGESLTVSADGRRLAAYEHIRYVDGKQEEIRQIHLWDLGTKKKLPGLEGVGGYGLRRFLFSPQGDMLLGVDGQSRFLHWTLEP; from the coding sequence ATGCGGCGTTCTCATGCGTTCCGGGCGGGACAATATCTTCTGACGGCGGCCTGTCTGCTCTGTCTGACGGCTACGGTCGACGCACAGGATAAAACGCCGTTGGGGGCGCTCATCGATGTGGAGCAGTCGCCTTTGGGGGCGGCGCTGGAAGCGGAACTGTTTGCTCTCGACGGCGTCGAGTGGCTGGAGCGCACCGAAGTCAACCGCGTGTTGGCCGAGCAGAAACTGCAGCTGCTGTTCGACGCCAACGCCCTGGGCGATCGCCGATCGATGGGCCAGCTGCTCAAGGCCGATCTGCTGATCGTATTGCGAACCGGCAAAGTGAAGGATCAAAAGTTCGCCGAACTGGCGGCCGCCGAAACCCAGGGCGGTCTGCGGCTGGTCGCCATCCGCGAACCGCTGGGCGACGATCTCGAAGCGACGGCGGTGAAACTGGCGGCCGTCGTCCGCCAGGCGCTGGACAAATATCGCGAGGAAATCACGCATGTTTTCGCCGTGCCGCCGTTTATCAGCCATGACCTGACCTTTGAGAATGACTACCGGAAACAGGCGTACGCTGCGTTGCTGGAAGAAACGTTGCTGCAGCAGCCGGGCGTGCTGGTGGTGGAACTGCAGGAAGCGGAAGCCCTGCAGCAGGAGTTTGCCGTCGCCGCGGCGGACGTTCGTCTGAAACGGAAGTCGCCCGTCTATCTGCTGGGGGAGTACGCCAGCAGCCGTGCGGACGACATCGACCAGGTGGGGCTGACGATTAAACTGCAGCAAGGGGCGCTCTCTCTGAAAACATACGAGCAGGCAGGACCCGCGGCGGACGCGCCGGAGTTTTTGCGGAGCGTCAGCGGGCAGGTGCTGAAGATTGACCCGTCGGAACTGAAGGCCAGCGGTCCCGTCGCCGAAGCCGCCCAGCTGGCCGCCCGGGCCGGGCGTTTCTATACGCTGGGCGACTGGGACGAAGCCTTGCCGCTGCTGGAAGCCAGCCTGATGCTGCAGCCGCAGCAGACCGAGCTGCACGACCAGGCGATGCACTGCGCCCTCCGCATAACGGAGCGGCTCCCCGAGGAAGGGAACACGACCGCGGAGCTGCGCGAATATTTGACGCTGCGGATGCGGGCGTTCGAACATATGCGTCTCCTGCCGCGAGGCGGAATCACGGACGTGGTCACCACGCCGCGGGCGCTCGTGCGAGCGCTAACCCCTGACCAGGTGAGCGACGCTCCGCCCGAGTTCCAGCAGTTTTATGGGTCGTTCCGCCAGCAACAGCGGGAGTTCTCACTCCACCTGCTGGACGAACTGGCTGACCTCTTTCCCAATAACGACGCGGTCCATACTAGTCGAGCGGTGTGGCGCGCCGCGACCGAGGACCAGCCTCCCGCCGCCAAATACGCCGACTGGAAGCAAGCCGTGATCCGCTACCAGGATCGCGTTGGCGCCAGCGCACTGATGATCTATGGTTATCCGGCCTTCCAGCCGAAGGACCTGGACACGGTCGAAGGCCGTTTGTTCCTGGGGGACCTGGCAACGTCCGACGCTATTATTCCGGCCGTCCAGACCGAGGCCGCCGACCTGCTCGCCAGTTTCCAAAGGACCGACAAGCCAGCCGTTCCGACGGCTGCTCCTCCAGCGACAACGCCCGCGGAAGAGGGCGCCTCGCTCAGCTTTCTTCCCTTGCGGCTGGAGTACACGAATGCCAAGGGCAGGTCAGAAGCCTTGAGGCACCTGAGTGGGTGTCTGCCGATTGCCGGAGGGGTCGATCTGATCTGGGCCAAGTCGCACGGCCTGTTTGCGCTGCGCTCGGAGGGCCGCCTGCAGACGCTCTGGCTTCCGAAAGAGCTGAATACTTTTGTCACGTCGGTCTGCTACGACGGGAGCCGCGTCTGGTGTGTGGTGCAGACCGGCCGCAAAGCGCCGGAGATCCTGGCGATTAGCCTGGAAACCGGGCAGACGACAAAATTCACGCGCGACGACGGCCTGCCGCTGCTCGATGCGGAAGAAATCCAGAACGAAGAAATTCCCGTCTCCCTGGCGATGGTCGCCGCGATCGGTCCCGGGGAGGCGGTCATCGCCGGTTACGTCGGCCGCACCTGGTTGGCGCATGTCGTTTGTAAAGAAGACGGCGAGAAGCAGGCCCACGTTGTCTTCGAGGCCAAGGAGAAGCTGGGGGATCGCCAGCAAGTCCAAGCCGAGGCTTCGAATCCCCGGCTGGCGTTTGTCCCTACTTTTATAGCGTGCATGACTGCGCCGGAATCCGCCGGGCCCGACGCGCGGCCCCTGCTGGCGATTGGACGCAGTTCGCCGCCGAACCGTCCCCTGATTGTCGATACCCACGACTGGTCGGCGACCGTGCTGGAAACAAGGTGGATCTCCGACTTTCATGTCCAGACGCACCCCCTGTCGCCGGTCAGCGACGGGCTCTACGCGGTCAGCTTTCTTCCCAATGATCCTCGCCAGTTGAAGATCTTGCGATTGCGGTGGCCGCTGGAGAAGACGGAAGTCGCCATGTCGGACGTTAAAGAGCGCGAGTTGTTGTTCGATGACCAGACGCTCCATATCGTCGGCCAGCACTGGAACCGGTTCGACCGTGAAACACGCAAGTGGGAGCAACTGGGAGCCGTGCCCTGGGTGTTCTTTACGGTGTACGGTGCTTCAGAACGCATTTATCCACCCGAAATGAAGCACGACACGATCACGCAGAAAGGATTTTGTTGGAGCCAGCACCTGGGATTTGTGGTGAACTACTATCAGAACGGGGGCAGGATCGCGGGAACCGCCCTGGTCCGCTTCGATGGTTCGGGGCAGCCCCTGGCGGAAGTCATGAGCGGACGAGCAACCCAAACGCCGGCGGCCCCGCCGCAAACTCCGGCTCGCTTGCCGCGACCGACCGAGCGGGACAATCTCTGGACCCGCACGGTGGCGCCAGACGATGTGGCATGGTCGCCCGACGGCAAATGGGTGCTCACGGCGTCCAGCAATTTCAATCGCACGATCCAGCTATTTGAAGCGGAAACCGGTCGCCAGAACCCCAATCTGACGGGAGGACCGCAGAGCGGTCGGGCGGTGACCTTTAGTTCCAATGGTCGTCGCTGCGCCGCCTCGTTTGCAGGCGGACGCGTCATGGTCTGGTCGCTGCCCGACTTGAAAGTCGTCTTCGATCAGATAACCGAGAAAGCTACGATGGGCGGAGTGGCCCTGTCCGGCGACGGCGCCCTGCTGGCGACGGCCGGGTCAGAATCGACCAGCCTGTGGAATCTGGCGACCGGAGAGCGTCTCTTCCAGACCGGCCGCTTCATGCCGCGGCAAGGATACTGGCTTCGTTTTTCGGCTGATAACCAATCCCTGGAGACGGTCGGCTACAAGGATTTTCTTTATCGTATCCACCTGGCCGACGGCTCTCCGCTGCCCAGGCTGGAATCCCTGCATTCTGTCGCTGGCTATCTGCCCGATGGGCGCGTGGTGGGCAGGCTAAGCAATGATCTTCAAAAGGTCGTCGCCTGGGACTGGAAAACCTCCACGCTGGAGGTCCTGCTGGAAGATGTGCCCGGATCGCGCGTCGGGGAATCGCTCACCGTGTCGGCGGATGGCCGGCGCCTGGCCGCCTATGAGCACATTCGCTATGTCGACGGCAAGCAGGAAGAGATCAGGCAGATCCATCTCTGGGATCTGGGCACAAAGAAAAAACTGCCCGGTCTCGAAGGCGTGGGCGGCTATGGCTTGCGCCGTTTCCTGTTTTCCCCCCAGGGAGACATGCTGCTCGGTGTCGATGGCCAAAGTCGATTCCTGCATTGGACGCTGGAACCGTAA
- a CDS encoding ISNCY family transposase — translation METILMNPRDRKRLEVFSQVSSGTMSLRQASEVLGVSYRQAKRIWSRYQQQGDAGLLHQARGRASNRQPTAETKERALTLYREQYADYGPTLAAECLTEEDRLPVAVSTLRRWLVQAGLWQRSRKQKVHRRRRDRRQHQGELVQLDGSHHDWFEGRRPHEADVAYTGWAVLMVMIDDATGRVFARFYENESWRSAADVFQQYTVCYGLPRGLYVDQHGIYRNDREPTSEEILADFTPETQFGRAMREIDVKLILARSPQAKGRVERMNGTLQDRLVKALRRHGVSDLAAANTFLEEQFLPAFNRRFSVAAGDPADWHQALPGDMARILSIQEPRVVQNDWTVSWSNRILQLARDASEIVCPRQAVTICEQLDGVLRIFAGDVELSWSPGRANRPRPQRRSGKKATGPIGSSQGQKPSPDHPWR, via the coding sequence ATGGAGACGATTTTGATGAATCCGCGTGATCGGAAGCGACTTGAGGTTTTCAGCCAGGTGAGTTCAGGGACCATGTCCCTGCGACAGGCCAGTGAGGTGCTCGGCGTGAGCTATCGCCAGGCAAAACGCATCTGGAGCCGCTATCAGCAGCAAGGCGACGCCGGCTTGCTGCATCAGGCTCGGGGACGCGCTTCCAACCGCCAGCCTACGGCGGAGACGAAGGAGCGTGCTCTCACGCTGTATCGCGAGCAATACGCCGATTACGGCCCGACGCTGGCGGCCGAGTGCCTGACGGAGGAAGACCGCCTTCCGGTCGCCGTCTCCACGCTGCGTCGCTGGCTGGTCCAGGCGGGGTTGTGGCAGCGTAGTCGCAAACAAAAGGTTCATCGCCGTCGGCGGGACCGGCGTCAACATCAAGGCGAACTGGTGCAGCTCGACGGGTCGCATCACGATTGGTTCGAGGGCCGCCGGCCTCACGAAGCGGACGTCGCGTACACTGGCTGGGCCGTATTGATGGTGATGATCGACGACGCCACCGGCCGCGTTTTCGCTCGCTTCTACGAGAACGAATCATGGCGATCGGCGGCCGACGTGTTCCAACAGTACACCGTTTGCTACGGCCTGCCGCGTGGTTTGTACGTCGATCAGCATGGCATCTATCGCAACGATCGCGAGCCGACAAGCGAGGAAATTCTCGCGGATTTCACGCCGGAAACGCAGTTCGGTCGGGCCATGCGTGAGATCGATGTGAAGTTGATCCTCGCCCGCAGCCCGCAAGCGAAAGGCCGCGTGGAGCGGATGAACGGCACGTTACAGGACCGCCTGGTGAAGGCGCTGCGGCGTCACGGCGTCTCGGATCTGGCGGCGGCGAACACGTTTCTGGAAGAGCAGTTCTTGCCCGCCTTCAACCGCCGCTTCTCGGTTGCGGCAGGCGATCCGGCGGACTGGCATCAGGCGTTGCCAGGCGACATGGCGCGGATCCTTTCGATCCAGGAGCCGCGCGTGGTGCAGAACGATTGGACCGTGAGCTGGAGCAACCGTATCCTGCAGCTGGCCCGTGATGCGTCGGAGATTGTCTGCCCTCGGCAGGCGGTCACGATCTGCGAACAGCTCGATGGCGTGCTGCGGATCTTTGCTGGCGACGTCGAACTCAGCTGGTCGCCGGGCCGCGCCAATCGTCCGCGTCCGCAGAGGAGGTCCGGGAAGAAGGCGACAGGCCCCATCGGTTCGAGCCAAGGCCAAAAACCCTCGCCCGATCACCCCTGGCGATAA
- a CDS encoding tRNA-uridine aminocarboxypropyltransferase: MFKRCYQCFRPVDLCFCEAIPRIDNRTEILLLQHRSERSHPFNTARIVKQALTRCQLVVGHYQTMREMELPIAASTGLLFPKADAPELSELSPEDRPQQLVVIDGTWGQAKAIVRETPQLHNLPGYRLSPSSPGRYRIRREPTPQSLSTLEAVVSALHVLEPETAGLPQLLAAFDRMVDDQLARSAGLAEGRVRKSRGDRPTHVPAALLDDEGDLVVAYGESTPGERGKRSTRALPVNWVARRLGEGEEFSCRLRQPEPLSASALEYMNLPDGAEDAVTEQEFGDRWARFLRPTDTLVVYHHRTLRLLENAGAAAPRCLVLKSIFHRWRSDCHSLEDLLAAEEIEVPADHLQPRAQLRLRMAVALVDRLRSSFAP, encoded by the coding sequence GTGTTCAAACGCTGCTACCAATGTTTTCGACCAGTTGACCTCTGCTTTTGCGAGGCCATCCCCCGGATTGATAACCGTACGGAAATCTTGCTGCTGCAGCACCGCTCTGAGCGGTCGCATCCGTTCAACACGGCCCGGATTGTCAAGCAGGCGCTCACGCGTTGCCAGCTGGTGGTGGGCCACTACCAGACGATGCGAGAGATGGAGCTGCCGATCGCCGCCTCGACCGGGTTGCTGTTCCCCAAAGCCGACGCGCCCGAACTGAGTGAGCTGTCGCCGGAGGATCGACCGCAGCAACTGGTCGTGATCGACGGCACCTGGGGCCAGGCGAAAGCGATCGTCCGGGAAACGCCGCAGCTGCATAATCTGCCCGGTTACCGGTTGTCGCCTTCTTCGCCCGGCCGTTATCGCATTCGCCGCGAGCCGACGCCGCAGAGCCTGTCCACGCTGGAAGCGGTCGTTTCCGCCCTGCATGTGCTGGAGCCGGAAACCGCCGGTCTGCCGCAGCTGCTGGCCGCCTTTGATCGGATGGTTGACGATCAACTGGCCCGCTCGGCGGGACTGGCGGAGGGACGGGTCCGCAAGTCGCGAGGCGATCGCCCCACGCATGTGCCGGCGGCCCTGCTCGACGACGAAGGCGATCTGGTCGTGGCCTACGGCGAATCCACCCCCGGCGAACGCGGCAAACGCTCCACCCGGGCCTTGCCGGTGAACTGGGTCGCCCGGCGTCTGGGGGAAGGGGAGGAATTCTCCTGTCGCCTGCGGCAGCCGGAACCACTCTCGGCCTCGGCGCTGGAATACATGAACCTGCCGGACGGTGCGGAAGACGCCGTGACCGAGCAGGAGTTTGGCGATCGCTGGGCGCGATTCCTGCGGCCCACCGATACGCTGGTCGTCTATCATCACCGCACGCTGCGGTTGTTGGAGAATGCCGGCGCGGCCGCCCCGCGCTGCCTGGTGCTGAAGTCGATCTTTCATCGCTGGCGGAGCGACTGCCATTCCCTCGAAGACCTGCTCGCCGCCGAAGAGATCGAAGTGCCAGCCGACCACCTGCAGCCCCGCGCCCAGCTGCGCCTGCGGATGGCGGTCGCGCTGGTGGATCGCCTGCGCAGCAGCTTTGCGCCGTAG
- a CDS encoding YceI family protein: MKQTLSIWMLTLTLGAVAALNATTCSAADEYDYDLVHSSVSFKARHLDISWIHGRFNDVSGKFILDREDPTKSTFSLTIQADSVDTANEARDKHLRQPDYFDTKQFPTIEFKSTSVKVIDGGFEVAGDFTMHGKTNPVTLTLMGGKEHEIRGVKRVAFSTETRLKRSDYGFDPKAIGPIGDEAIIIIDCEGVQP; this comes from the coding sequence ATGAAACAGACCCTTTCGATCTGGATGCTCACCCTCACCCTGGGCGCCGTGGCAGCGCTGAACGCCACGACCTGTTCGGCTGCGGATGAATACGACTACGATCTGGTGCATTCGTCTGTCAGCTTCAAAGCGCGGCACCTGGATATCAGCTGGATTCACGGCCGCTTCAACGACGTATCAGGCAAGTTCATCCTCGACCGCGAAGACCCGACCAAATCGACGTTCTCGCTGACCATCCAGGCCGACAGCGTCGACACGGCCAACGAAGCCCGGGACAAGCACCTCCGCCAGCCCGACTATTTTGACACCAAACAGTTCCCGACCATCGAGTTCAAAAGCACCAGCGTCAAAGTGATCGATGGCGGCTTTGAAGTCGCCGGCGATTTCACCATGCACGGCAAGACCAACCCGGTCACGCTCACCCTGATGGGCGGCAAAGAGCACGAGATCCGCGGCGTGAAGCGCGTAGCGTTCTCTACCGAGACCCGCCTCAAGCGGAGCGACTATGGCTTTGACCCCAAGGCGATCGGACCGATCGGCGATGAAGCGATCATCATCATCGACTGCGAAGGCGTGCAGCCCTGA
- a CDS encoding transglutaminase family protein — translation MLIRVLKFRSLGAVLLLLLLGSPAWAESPAERVQRLIRELDHDEYIHRETAMAQLMSLGEAAMAPLLAALKHDSPEVRSRARAIVQVRLRADMIARFKELGSPERDADIDLEKGMWLIARIIDLEVEEQDLDKQLDALAAKVRAQFPPDADLRQVKAADAVSALRKVLFEDAKFSGSVADYDNPVNSSLSHVLKTREGLPILLSHLVVAVAQRADIPIVGVGIPGRYMCKYDLSQAPDKPTEELVLDPFGGGRLMTVAMLQNEIPGFQPTVHLQPSPHRDTLLRMLANLASDYLAVGKHNMANRVYEYQALLAASASSDLP, via the coding sequence ATGTTGATCCGAGTACTGAAATTTCGTTCGCTGGGCGCCGTGCTGCTCTTGCTGTTGTTGGGGTCGCCCGCCTGGGCCGAGTCTCCGGCGGAGCGGGTGCAGCGGCTGATTCGTGAACTGGATCACGACGAATACATCCACCGTGAAACGGCGATGGCTCAGTTGATGTCGCTGGGCGAGGCCGCCATGGCGCCGTTGCTGGCGGCGCTCAAGCACGATTCGCCCGAGGTGCGATCCCGGGCGCGGGCGATCGTACAGGTTCGCCTGCGGGCCGACATGATCGCCCGGTTCAAGGAGCTGGGCTCGCCGGAGCGGGACGCGGATATTGATCTGGAAAAAGGGATGTGGCTGATTGCGCGGATCATCGACCTGGAGGTCGAAGAACAGGACCTCGACAAGCAGCTCGACGCACTGGCCGCCAAGGTCCGCGCCCAGTTCCCGCCAGACGCCGATCTCCGCCAGGTCAAAGCGGCCGACGCCGTGAGCGCGCTCCGCAAAGTGCTGTTCGAAGACGCGAAGTTTTCCGGCAGTGTGGCCGACTACGACAACCCCGTGAACAGCTCGCTGTCGCACGTGCTCAAAACCCGCGAAGGGCTGCCGATTCTGCTCTCCCATCTGGTCGTCGCCGTCGCCCAGCGGGCCGACATCCCGATCGTCGGCGTCGGCATACCCGGTCGCTACATGTGCAAGTACGACCTGTCCCAGGCGCCCGACAAACCGACCGAAGAGCTGGTCCTTGACCCCTTCGGCGGCGGCCGCTTAATGACGGTCGCCATGCTGCAGAACGAGATCCCCGGCTTCCAGCCCACCGTCCATCTGCAGCCCTCCCCCCACCGCGACACCCTCCTCCGTATGCTCGCCAATCTGGCCTCCGACTACCTCGCCGTCGGTAAACACAACATGGCCAACCGCGTCTACGAATACCAGGCATTACTGGCGGCGTCAGCGAGTAGTGATTTGCCGTAG
- a CDS encoding sialidase family protein, with translation MNLQTAWCVLVAALTLGGPVAVLPAAEPVRVAGADSSLKLRQPQAAVNQQGVIFVAMGAENRLYCCRSSDAGLTYGDPVLVGQVSQLALGMRRGPRIAADGKTVAITAIDHACGNLLAWRSADAGDSWQGPVVVNRAERSAREGLHGMAQGPDGFLYCVWLDLRGTGTEIYGASSTDGGGSWSENRRIYASPSGTVCECCNPSVAGDSQGGIYVMWRNEIEGDRDMFACFSRDQGVTFSKARKLGEGSWKLNACPMDGGHLAASAPGKVTTVWRRDHDLFRTTTGEPTEQKLGAGMQPWVVGNSDGVWLAWITQRGGELLLSAPDALRPISLDSQASDPMLASALGGKGPIVAVWESGNPRQPTIMAAVVSP, from the coding sequence ATGAACCTGCAGACCGCCTGGTGCGTTCTTGTTGCCGCTCTCACTCTCGGCGGGCCTGTCGCCGTCCTGCCGGCCGCAGAACCGGTGCGGGTCGCTGGCGCCGATTCCTCGCTCAAGCTGCGGCAACCCCAGGCAGCCGTCAACCAGCAGGGCGTGATCTTTGTCGCCATGGGAGCCGAGAACCGTCTTTACTGCTGCCGCTCCAGCGACGCTGGCCTGACCTACGGCGATCCTGTTCTGGTCGGTCAGGTTTCCCAACTGGCGCTCGGCATGCGACGCGGGCCGCGGATCGCCGCCGACGGCAAAACGGTGGCGATCACGGCGATCGACCATGCCTGCGGCAACCTGCTGGCCTGGCGATCGGCCGACGCAGGAGACTCCTGGCAGGGGCCGGTCGTCGTCAATCGGGCGGAACGATCCGCGCGGGAAGGACTGCACGGGATGGCCCAGGGTCCGGACGGATTCTTGTACTGCGTGTGGCTGGATCTGCGCGGCACCGGCACGGAGATCTATGGCGCCTCGTCGACCGATGGCGGAGGATCCTGGAGCGAGAATCGCCGCATCTACGCGTCGCCGTCGGGCACGGTCTGCGAGTGCTGCAATCCGTCGGTCGCCGGCGACAGCCAGGGTGGGATCTATGTGATGTGGCGGAACGAGATCGAAGGCGATCGCGACATGTTCGCCTGTTTCTCCCGCGACCAGGGCGTGACGTTCAGCAAAGCCAGGAAGCTGGGCGAAGGAAGCTGGAAGCTGAATGCCTGTCCGATGGACGGCGGTCATCTGGCCGCTTCCGCCCCGGGCAAAGTGACGACCGTCTGGCGCCGGGACCACGATCTGTTCCGCACGACGACCGGCGAGCCGACAGAACAGAAGCTGGGCGCCGGCATGCAGCCCTGGGTCGTCGGGAATTCCGACGGCGTCTGGCTGGCCTGGATCACCCAACGGGGCGGCGAGCTGCTGCTGTCGGCGCCCGATGCGCTGCGACCGATTTCGCTCGACAGTCAGGCGTCCGATCCGATGCTGGCTTCCGCCCTGGGCGGCAAAGGGCCCATCGTCGCCGTGTGGGAAAGCGGCAATCCGCGTCAGCCGACGATCATGGCGGCCGTTGTTTCGCCGTAA
- a CDS encoding DinB family protein: MNAKDAIRSSANLSSTVLKSYFSDLDDADLMRRPTEGCNHLAWQLGHLISSEVQLLNGVAPGQGITLPEGFSEAHAKEQCGNDDPAGFLDKAAYAELFDKVRAASLAALDGYAESDLDSPAPEQMRNFCPTMGDMFTLIAAHPLMHAGQFVIVRRQLGKPILI; the protein is encoded by the coding sequence ATGAACGCCAAAGACGCGATCCGTTCTTCCGCCAACCTCAGTTCAACCGTCCTCAAGTCGTACTTCAGCGATCTGGACGACGCCGACCTGATGCGTCGCCCGACCGAGGGCTGTAATCATCTGGCGTGGCAGCTGGGGCATTTAATCTCGTCTGAGGTGCAACTCCTGAATGGCGTGGCGCCCGGCCAAGGCATCACCTTGCCGGAAGGTTTTAGCGAAGCCCATGCGAAGGAGCAGTGCGGCAACGACGATCCGGCCGGCTTTCTGGACAAGGCGGCCTACGCGGAGCTCTTCGACAAGGTCCGGGCGGCGTCGCTGGCGGCTTTGGATGGCTATGCCGAATCCGACCTCGACAGCCCGGCCCCGGAGCAAATGCGCAACTTCTGCCCCACCATGGGCGACATGTTCACCCTGATCGCCGCGCACCCTTTGATGCACGCCGGCCAGTTCGTCATCGTCCGCCGCCAGCTGGGCAAACCGATTTTGATTTAG